The genomic window tatttcttttagtcTTGCAAAGATTTGATACAGTGCTTTACGTTCATGACATgctcatgttttattttcagagtaATGTCCTGGAGCTGTGGTCATTGTTTGATTTCTTAATGCCTGGTTTTCTCGGAAGTGAAAAGCAGTTTCAGTCTCGGTTTGGTTTGGTgctagggttagggttagggttaaggttagggttaggttagTTAAATCAATACTCGTATATTTTTAAAGAACTAAAAATTTCACACGccttacgggctcgtgcaatttggttagCCTTTGAACAGTTCACATGTGCTAATTTATCCCAAGTTGTACTTAAAATCTTGTGATTTTCTTATGAAAATCTATAATTCATAGAAATATCAAGTAACAAATGCATTttaagaacaacaaaaagataaagTGTTTGCTATTGgcattttagaaaataattcaaatcgTACGCGCGCagtgattggccataaaaccattttgcatgagcgtatgtaaacacggttttcgttcctcttttattagttatttcataaaagaaatgtaaaatggtttccgtgtttacatagccggatgtaaacacgcgggaggttgggagaacacgagataagcgtaggaaatCACGACGCGAAGCGGAATGGTTTCCAGCTTATGGAATGTACTTCCAACATCCTAAGTCTTCTTCAGCCCTTGTGTACCCTAAGATATTCATTGGACGGTCCATAGCGGCATCGGTGATTTGATTGTCCTCCAGATTaagttcggtgactttacacgttggtgtctgtaatgcttgacataggCTAtcaacaccggcatcggtgatctgattactACCCAGATCaagttcggtgactttacacattggtgtctgtaatgcttgacataggctggcaacaccggcatcggtgatctgattatcACCCAGATCaagttcggtgactttacatgttggtgcctgtaatgcttgacatagactgacAACACCAGCATCGGTGATCTCATTACCACCCAGAACAAGTTTGGTGattttacatgttggtgtctgtaatgcttgacatagactggcaacaccggcatcggtgatctgattataAGCCAGATAaagttcggtgactttacatgaTAGTTTCTTTAgtgcttgacatagactggcaacaccagcatcggtgatctgattataAGCCAGATAAAGTTTGGTGACTTTACATGATAGTTCGTTTAgtgcttgacatagactggcaacaccggcatcggtgatctgattactACCCAGATGaagttcggtgactttacacattggtgtctgtaatgcttgacataggctggcaacaccggcatcggtgatctgattaccACCCAGCTTAAGTTTGGTGACTTTAGACGTCGGTGTTTGTAATacttgacatagactggcaacaccggcatcggtgatctgatttcTACCCAGATAaagttcggtgactttacatgttggtgtctttaatgcttgacatagactggcaacaccggcatcggtgatcttATTACCACCCAGATCAAGTTTGGTGattttacatgttggtgtctgtaatgcttgacatagactggcaacaccggcatcggtgatctgattattACCCAGATAaagttcggtgactttacatgaTAGTTTCTTTAgtgcttgacatagactggcaacaccggtaTCGGTGATCCGATTAGCAGCGAGATAAAGTgcggtgactttacatgttggtgtctgtaatgcttggCGTAGACTGGCAACATCGGCATCGTTGACCGCGGACAAATTCAGGTTAAGTGTGGTGATTGTATTCCATTCAGATTCCTTCTCTGCACTGAGtgcaccaaaaacatttaatgtAAAAGACACAGCAGGGCAGTCCACACCCTTACTACCCAAGGAAGAAAGATCAAAAGATCCATTTCTTATGTCGAATACGTCGTGAAATCTCTTAACTATTCCCTTGGCAAACTCAATGTCTTCGTATCGTAGGAGACATTTAGAAATTAAAAGCCCCCTTTTGGCTTCTTTTTCCAATAAGTCGTCGCTGAGAAATGTGTGGATAATCATCTTTTCCTCAAATTCGTTGTCTTTTCGCTTGGACAAAATACCAGACATAAATAAAACTACTTCTGTAGACACATGTTTGGGGATAGTTCTTGTCTCTACAAACCAACGAGCCGCCAAGTACTCTTGAAGAGTCAAAtgtataaaacaaaaatgtttagtCGTCGCAGAAAAAGATGTTCTGAAAGGAGGACCGCAATGAAGAAGACCGCTTCCACACAGACTTTCAAGCTCGTGtaagttcaaagttttcaaatcctctttaaggaaaagaaactttttctccTCAAGGAGTTGAGCTGCCAGCTTTGATAATTCATCCAGAGTCTCTTCGGCAGAGGCTCTTTCCTTTCTATGGTGCTTTTGCACGAACATGTTGACCACTTCATCATAAAGGTCACTTGTTTTCACCGGGAGAGGATTATTCTTCTTTGGTTGCTGCAGAGTATATTCAAAGTAGGAGCACATGAGGAAACAAAGCACAGGAATGTGGGCAAAGCTGACAAGATTGTCATTCTTTGTAATGTGGTCCattacaatgtttttcattcggtcgttgtttttgaaatactttcCAATGTATTCTTTTACCTGTGGCTCGGAAAATCCTGTAATTTCAACGTATCTATCAAAATAGATCCCTCCGTCTTTCATTTCGTCAGATTCGTCGGGTCTTGACGTGATCATGACGACCGAGTCTCTCagtatttttcctttgataagcTTGGCACACAGTGCTGCTACTGGCATTTTCTCTCTGGCGTTATTTGGGTACTTTTCATCCCGATCACTAGCGATGTACTCTCGTCGTGAACACTCGTCATACCCGTCGATGATAACCAAAACTTCTTCGGAATGATGAACAATGTACTCAAATATAGAGTCGCTGATATTTGAGCGGTCATCTAGCACTGAAGATCGGTTTAAGATATCCTCCAAGGTAACAGGGTCGTCCTCAAGTAGATTAAGCTGACGGAACGTGAGCAAGTATGCGAACTTAAAATCAGGTACTTCTGCATTTGCTCTGGATCGAAACAATTTGTTGTCAGCCCAATCTCTGATCAGCTTTTGACAAAACAGTGTTTTACCGATGCCTGCCTTTCCAGTGACAAGAACAGATTTTGGATGTTTCCCATCGGTCGAgatgaaaatttcttgagagcttttaattttctttccactTATTTGACCGTACTGGCGAAGGCGTTCTTTGCGTTTCATATCAAGATCTTCGACTGGTTTTCTATCATGTTGCATGAGAATGTTGGTGAATATGTCATCTGTTCTCATTCTGGACATGGTCGGTAAGGCCTGAGCGAGGTACTCGGTTTGGCTTTTTATTGATTCTTTCAACGCATCGGAGTATTCCGCTACAACTGAAAAGAAACCGTTACctgcatttattttcataaatccTTTATGTATTAACTTTTCCAATGCTCTACGAAGAGTCATTGATCTGCCTGACTTGTGACGCGATTGGTTATCACGCTAGGTGAGTTTTGCTTTAATTAGGCTTTCCCATGAAAAAGTGCGAGTTAATCTTGAATCTGTTCGCAATTAATTGACATCAAATTCTGACAGAGCATTTAGAAAAGCCTAGTAAGAGGTTGGTGTAAAggttaaattatttcatttttaataatatacatgcCAACATTTCACAATGCTCACTGGCTGAGAACAAGTCAATTAATCCCAAAGAGAGCACAAAGTTAAGATGAGgacaaaaagttgaaattgagtgtagaaagatgaaaataatttggttGCCAGGAGAGTCACCAAccgcaacaaaacaaaatagcgGAGAGGTTAAGAGAAGGTAACAtccttttcaatttaaattttgatggagaatggcaaaaatagaaatacaaaacaaagcaCAAACAACTGGCTAAAAGTTTGGACGTTTTGGgcattgaaaaatatgaatcgGAGGCGCTAAACAAACTTCTCGAGGCATTTTACGCAATAGTAGTTCGTAAAAAAGACGGGGAAGATAACGAGCGTGATATCTTTCGTGTTCTGATTATTGCTGTCGACCGATACCTTATAAACAAAGAGTACAAAAACCGATTGTTCGTGACGGTGAGTTTAAAAGCTCGAGCCAGATTCTTTGGGAAAACCCCGACTACTGCAGCACAAGGCAAAGGCAAGCGGCCGAACCAGTGAGCCATGAcacgaaaaaaaagcaactaAAGTGGAAGACAGAGTCATATTTTTGCTAGTATATTATTAATAAGTAGTCGCATGATTTTCCTCGTGCAATTCGGAATAAATCAGCAtgtgtaaatttttcaaaaactacaAATTGCATTCGCCCTACAGGCTCGTGTAATTTGGTTGCATTTCAAAAATCTACTTGTGTTGTTTTACCCAAAATTGTACTCGAAATCGTGTGATTACCAACACTAACGGACTCATTTCAGGAGCAGATCCAGTAATTTGTGGTACGGGAGGAACAAATTTGACTCAGAAAACACCTATTTTTTGTGTGCGTGTACGCTAGAGAGTTCTCCGAGTTTGAGCTATTTTTAAAGGTAGGCATTTTATAATACTGAAATGAACTGATTGTTAAATTGCTTATTACCCTGTGACGAAAGGCCCTTCAATCTTCCTCTTCAAGTTTCTTTTCTCAGGAAAGATCAAAAGGCCGTTGCACAGATTTTACCGTTAATACACAATACCTTTGTCTCCTGCTCTCTTTTTAGGATTAACGATTGCCTCCATTTCATCCAGTCTCTCTTTGATGCTAACTTCATCCATGATGCACTGTTTAAGAAGCTCTATGTAGTGTTCTTCCAAATCAGGGTCCATGCATTCCTTTTTCAGATCATCAATAGCACTTTGGCAATCAGCTcctcccagtctcaccaatgcATCTTGGATGTCCTGCCAGTATTGATTGAATGTTGAATCATCTACTGAGGCCTCACTGGCATGACGATAAACTTTGTTTCTGAAACAGTTGATGCGAACGATCTCTGCCTCAAGGGTTGTATCTGCTGCAGAAGGAAGAGTGTCCCAGCCGGTAGCTGGACGAACAAGATCGCATATACTCCTCAGCAAAACCATCAGTAGAGGGATATCGAAATCCTTTGATGAAACTGTAGATTTGATGGTAGGATATAGTTTTCTCCAAAGAGAAGGACTAAGAATTTGTTTCTTTCGAAGTGAGTTTAAGACTGCATGAACTGGGGGACTTGACAATACTGCGTTCAGGTCTCCTGTTGGACGCCTCTTATCAAAAGTCGTTCTCAAGATATGTGCTCTGACATCCACCAGAAGCCTGCATAACATGGCGTAATTAGTTGTCTCTTTTGATGAACGAAACGATGGAGCCACTGCTGAGGCCATTTTTCctgaaatacaaaaaagttCACCCCACgtcaaaaaaacacaaagaagcGTATCaagataatgaaaaaattactgaaGAAAAGTTTGGAACCGATATGAAGTTATCTGGCCTAGAATTCATTTCGCACCGGATGCTGagtggatagcgctatccatcCTTCCAACACCATTTTTAACATCTGTAAATTATgcgggtttttttcttttttccacatTTCCTATAGAACCAAAGTGACGCTACAAATAATGTTCGAAGTCCAGTCAGGACATTCTACCACCCAGTTTACCGAGATTGAAAAGAATTAGAGCGTACGTGTTTAAACCACAAACAGTCAATTTGTCCAATACCAGTAAATTCGGCATGTACAAAAACACAGACGATAGATGGGGCTGAGAGACTACAGCTTCCTCTCCAGGATTAGTGgtggaaaatgaagaggaaGGAACGGCTACAAACAGAGATATTAAGCATTCATGCCTTGCCATAAATTTGACATTAACAACAGGGATGCTACCACGACATCTTTGACATCTATGTATTTATTGTGTCTGGAGGG from Pocillopora verrucosa isolate sample1 chromosome 8, ASM3666991v2, whole genome shotgun sequence includes these protein-coding regions:
- the LOC131791002 gene encoding NACHT, LRR and PYD domains-containing protein 12-like isoform X2, which encodes MSRPLKNDTGERKLRVTLLSAEWKTSSNGDLTTINRELAIQMAKHPNVEVSVFLPQCSEEDKRDADSYNVKLIEAVKLPGFEPVDWLASVPEGHAMDCVIAHGVALGRLIPHIKKNPNYSHCKWIQVVHTAPEEIGMYKSISEGQQMQKTEIELCEMADQVVTIGPKLTDAYKHQLRKQDVFNLTPGIFTEYLDVQQASDERRKFCVLVTESGDSEDFDVKGYGIAAKAIANLKGEPYQLKFASKQRGKEDELKRKLLQCGINPDQLIICSFDENRKTSANLFSMVDIVILPSKTEGFGLSALKAISTGLPVLVSGNSGIAEALKEVPNGSYHIVDSEDPADWARALKAVCDKKRNVRLAEARILREHYLQQFSWEESCDVLVKKMFHLAFGMLPLPGSSTFDPEEELEEPHMKLQRMEGNSPSTLLSTSGHKRKLEVRHSTVKLQEKKGKMASAVAPSFRSSKETTNYAMLCRLLVDVRAHILRTTFDKRRPTGDLNAVLSSPPVHAVLNSLRKKQILSPSLWRKLYPTIKSTVSSKDFDIPLLMVLLRSICDLVRPATGWDTLPSAADTTLEAEIVRINCFRNKVYRHASEASVDDSTFNQYWQDIQDALVRLGGADCQSAIDDLKKECMDPDLEEHYIELLKQCIMDEVSIKERLDEMEAIVNPKKRAGDKVVAEYSDALKESIKSQTEYLAQALPTMSRMRTDDIFTNILMQHDRKPVEDLDMKRKERLRQYGQISGKKIKSSQEIFISTDGKHPKSVLVTGKAGIGKTLFCQKLIRDWADNKLFRSRANAEVPDFKFAYLLTFRQLNLLEDDPVTLEDILNRSSVLDDRSNISDSIFEYIVHHSEEVLVIIDGYDECSRREYIASDRDEKYPNNAREKMPVAALCAKLIKGKILRDSVVMITSRPDESDEMKDGGIYFDRYVEITGFSEPQVKEYIGKYFKNNDRMKNIVMDHITKNDNLVSFAHIPVLCFLMCSYFEYTLQQPKKNNPLPVKTSDLYDEVVNMFVQKHHRKERASAEETLDELSKLAAQLLEEKKFLFLKEDLKTLNLHELESLCGSGLLHCGPPFRTSFSATTKHFCFIHLTLQEYLAARWFVETRTIPKHVSTEVVLFMSGILSKRKDNEFEEKMIIHTFLSDDLLEKEAKRGLLISKCLLRYEDIEFAKGIVKRFHDVFDIRNGSFDLSSLGSKGVDCPAVSFTLNVFGALSAEKESEWNTITTLNLNLSAVNDADVASLRQALQTPTCKVTALYLAANRITDTGVASLCQALKKLSCKVTELYLGNNQITDAGVASLCQALQTPTCKITKLDLGGNKITDAGVASLCQALKTPTCKVTELYLGRNQITDAGVASLCQVLQTPTSKVTKLKLGGNQITDAGVASLCQALQTPMCKVTELHLGSNQITDAGVASLCQALNELSCKVTKLYLAYNQITDAGVASLCQALKKLSCKVTELYLAYNQITDAGVASLCQALQTPTCKITKLVLGGNEITDAGVVSLCQALQAPTCKVTELDLGDNQITDAGVASLCQALQTPMCKVTELDLGSNQITDAGVDSLCQALQTPTCKVTELNLEDNQITDAAMDRPMNILGYTRAEEDLGCWKYIP
- the LOC131791002 gene encoding NACHT, LRR and PYD domains-containing protein 3-like isoform X1 yields the protein MSRPLKNDTGERKLRVTLLSAEWKTSSNGDLTTINRELAIQMAKHPNVEVSVFLPQCSEEDKRDADSYNVKLIEAVKLPGFEPVDWLASVPEGHAMDCVIAHGVALGRLIPHIKKNPNYSHCKWIQVVHTAPEEIGMYKSISEGQQMQKTEIELCEMADQVVTIGPKLTDAYKHQLRKQDVFNLTPGIFTEYLDVQQASDERRKFCVLVTESGDSEDFDVKGYGIAAKAIANLKGEPYQLKFASKQRGKEDELKRKLLQCGINPDQLIICSFDENRKTSANLFSMVDIVILPSKTEGFGLSALKAISTGLPVLVSGNSGIAEALKEVPNGSYHIVDSEDPADWARALKAVCDKKRNVRLAEARILREHYLQQFSWEESCDVLVKKMFHLAFGMLPLPGSSTFDPEEELEEPHMKLQRMEGNSPSTLLSTSGHKRKLEVRHSTVKLQEKKGTSPFTIVPITDHKKKLEEPSGKKGKMASAVAPSFRSSKETTNYAMLCRLLVDVRAHILRTTFDKRRPTGDLNAVLSSPPVHAVLNSLRKKQILSPSLWRKLYPTIKSTVSSKDFDIPLLMVLLRSICDLVRPATGWDTLPSAADTTLEAEIVRINCFRNKVYRHASEASVDDSTFNQYWQDIQDALVRLGGADCQSAIDDLKKECMDPDLEEHYIELLKQCIMDEVSIKERLDEMEAIVNPKKRAGDKVVAEYSDALKESIKSQTEYLAQALPTMSRMRTDDIFTNILMQHDRKPVEDLDMKRKERLRQYGQISGKKIKSSQEIFISTDGKHPKSVLVTGKAGIGKTLFCQKLIRDWADNKLFRSRANAEVPDFKFAYLLTFRQLNLLEDDPVTLEDILNRSSVLDDRSNISDSIFEYIVHHSEEVLVIIDGYDECSRREYIASDRDEKYPNNAREKMPVAALCAKLIKGKILRDSVVMITSRPDESDEMKDGGIYFDRYVEITGFSEPQVKEYIGKYFKNNDRMKNIVMDHITKNDNLVSFAHIPVLCFLMCSYFEYTLQQPKKNNPLPVKTSDLYDEVVNMFVQKHHRKERASAEETLDELSKLAAQLLEEKKFLFLKEDLKTLNLHELESLCGSGLLHCGPPFRTSFSATTKHFCFIHLTLQEYLAARWFVETRTIPKHVSTEVVLFMSGILSKRKDNEFEEKMIIHTFLSDDLLEKEAKRGLLISKCLLRYEDIEFAKGIVKRFHDVFDIRNGSFDLSSLGSKGVDCPAVSFTLNVFGALSAEKESEWNTITTLNLNLSAVNDADVASLRQALQTPTCKVTALYLAANRITDTGVASLCQALKKLSCKVTELYLGNNQITDAGVASLCQALQTPTCKITKLDLGGNKITDAGVASLCQALKTPTCKVTELYLGRNQITDAGVASLCQVLQTPTSKVTKLKLGGNQITDAGVASLCQALQTPMCKVTELHLGSNQITDAGVASLCQALNELSCKVTKLYLAYNQITDAGVASLCQALKKLSCKVTELYLAYNQITDAGVASLCQALQTPTCKITKLVLGGNEITDAGVVSLCQALQAPTCKVTELDLGDNQITDAGVASLCQALQTPMCKVTELDLGSNQITDAGVDSLCQALQTPTCKVTELNLEDNQITDAAMDRPMNILGYTRAEEDLGCWKYIP